A region from the Sutcliffiella horikoshii genome encodes:
- a CDS encoding sensor histidine kinase, which produces MKFSTKLGLWFFICLLIIESVSMLVLHRHVVDSLVKEELDSLLARGNSHRDVLETSFTPETLQHIVLMESNTDTEVVIIDENGSVIDSSVQKRNLPHYVIQSAPPTREVVVQDDWKQEAFIATVSPFLSEDGSTGYVYMLKSTNSLQKVIQQLNHHFAIAVVIIMFFLLVTNIFLIKLLTKPLIRMKDATQKISNGDFSVKLPVKTKDELGELAESIQSLANHLNHLQKERKEFLASISHELRTPLTYIKGYADLGRKPNLAESARLEYLNIIHEESNRVSSMLEDLFELAKMDQNAFSIQPQRMDIEKFILPIYEKARPAFENAGIHLMFEPNQSFEVLIDPRRFEQIVLNVLDNALKYSSAGSTTTIQLNKKGNESSLSIKDEGKGIPEEEIPFILDRFYRVEKSRSRLTGGVGLGLAIVRELVEAHGATLSINSKQHVGTAVTIVWKESEDDKNSTD; this is translated from the coding sequence ATGAAATTCTCTACTAAACTAGGTTTATGGTTTTTTATATGTCTACTAATTATTGAATCAGTTTCCATGTTAGTTTTGCATCGTCATGTGGTAGATTCGCTAGTAAAAGAGGAATTGGATTCTTTGTTGGCAAGAGGGAACAGCCATCGAGATGTATTGGAAACCTCCTTTACCCCTGAAACACTCCAACATATTGTGTTGATGGAGTCTAACACAGATACAGAAGTCGTAATAATTGATGAGAACGGCTCTGTAATTGACTCATCTGTTCAAAAGAGAAACTTGCCACATTACGTAATTCAATCCGCTCCACCGACTCGAGAAGTTGTTGTCCAAGATGATTGGAAGCAGGAAGCATTCATTGCGACCGTATCCCCCTTTCTTTCAGAAGACGGTTCTACTGGCTATGTTTATATGCTGAAAAGTACAAACTCACTTCAGAAGGTCATACAGCAATTGAATCATCACTTTGCCATAGCGGTAGTTATTATCATGTTCTTTTTACTCGTAACAAATATTTTCCTTATTAAATTATTGACCAAGCCGTTAATCAGAATGAAAGATGCTACACAGAAGATCAGCAATGGGGACTTTTCCGTGAAATTACCTGTAAAAACGAAAGACGAACTTGGAGAGTTAGCCGAGTCCATCCAATCCTTAGCCAATCACTTGAATCATTTGCAGAAGGAGAGAAAGGAATTTCTAGCGAGCATTTCTCATGAATTGCGAACTCCCTTAACTTATATAAAGGGGTACGCCGATCTTGGAAGAAAACCGAACCTTGCGGAATCAGCCAGATTGGAATACCTGAATATTATTCATGAAGAATCTAACCGAGTATCAAGTATGCTCGAAGATCTCTTTGAACTGGCTAAAATGGACCAAAATGCTTTTTCAATCCAGCCACAAAGAATGGACATAGAAAAGTTCATCCTGCCGATTTACGAAAAAGCACGACCTGCCTTTGAAAATGCCGGAATTCACTTGATGTTTGAACCTAATCAAAGCTTTGAAGTACTTATAGATCCCAGACGCTTTGAACAGATTGTGTTAAATGTGCTGGACAATGCGCTTAAATATTCATCAGCAGGCTCCACCACAACTATTCAACTCAATAAAAAAGGAAACGAGAGCTCTCTAAGCATTAAAGACGAAGGAAAAGGGATCCCGGAAGAAGAGATACCTTTTATTCTTGATCGTTTTTACCGTGTGGAAAAGTCAAGGTCCCGTTTGACAGGTGGAGTCGGACTAGGATTGGCTATAGTAAGGGAACTTGTGGAAGCTCATGGCGCAACCCTCTCTATCAATAGTAAACAACATGTTGGAACTGCCGTCACCATTGTTTGGAAGGAGAGCGAAGATGACAAGAATTCTACTGATTGA
- a CDS encoding response regulator transcription factor produces MTRILLIDDEKRMLDLLTLYLTPYQYECIQFQSGRDALTFLKKEEADIVLLDIMMPVMDGWDTLKEIREFSNIPVIMLTARNDKDDIVRGLQAGADDYVAKPFNEEELIARMEAVMRRTRVIDPPTYSLRFKGLVLDTSSFHVQYNGEKISVTPKEFALLETFLLNQDKVFSREHLIMSLWEFDAETESRTIDSHIRNLRSKLRNSGFEVDKYLETIWGVGYRWNDQ; encoded by the coding sequence ATGACAAGAATTCTACTGATTGATGATGAAAAAAGAATGCTTGACCTGTTAACCCTTTACCTGACTCCATATCAGTATGAGTGCATTCAATTTCAGTCAGGTAGGGATGCACTCACATTTCTGAAAAAAGAAGAAGCGGATATTGTTTTACTGGACATCATGATGCCAGTAATGGATGGGTGGGACACCTTGAAAGAAATCAGAGAATTTTCCAATATCCCTGTGATCATGCTTACTGCCAGAAACGATAAAGATGACATTGTAAGGGGCCTTCAAGCTGGAGCAGATGACTACGTAGCAAAGCCGTTTAATGAAGAAGAACTTATCGCAAGAATGGAAGCGGTGATGAGGCGGACAAGAGTGATTGACCCCCCTACTTATTCTTTGCGCTTCAAAGGGCTGGTTCTTGACACGTCGTCCTTTCACGTACAATATAACGGTGAGAAAATTTCAGTCACACCAAAAGAATTTGCGCTACTTGAAACATTCCTTTTAAACCAGGATAAAGTATTTTCAAGAGAGCATCTCATTATGTCCTTATGGGAGTTCGACGCAGAGACAGAAAGCCGGACCATTGACTCGCATATCAGAAACCTCCGAAGTAAGTTGCGGAACTCAGGGTTTGAAGTAGATAAGTACCTTGAGACCATCTGGGGAGTGGGGTATAGATGGAATGATCAATAA
- a CDS encoding four-helix bundle copper-binding protein: MLSNEQHQKCLEECLACMEACNTCFDACLNEEDVNMMAACIRLDRECSDICALAARAIQSNSPFMEQICSLCAEICEACAEECSKHTHDHCQKCAEACRRCAAACREMISH; this comes from the coding sequence ATGTTAAGTAATGAACAACACCAAAAATGTTTAGAGGAATGCCTAGCGTGTATGGAGGCGTGCAATACCTGCTTTGATGCGTGCTTGAATGAGGAAGATGTGAACATGATGGCCGCCTGCATCCGCTTGGATAGGGAATGCTCGGATATTTGTGCACTTGCAGCGAGAGCAATTCAATCCAACAGCCCGTTTATGGAGCAGATTTGCAGCCTGTGTGCAGAAATATGCGAGGCATGTGCAGAGGAATGCAGCAAGCATACTCATGATCACTGCCAGAAATGTGCGGAAGCGTGCAGACGTTGCGCGGCAGCTTGCAGGGAAATGATTAGCCATTAA